A window from Gorilla gorilla gorilla isolate KB3781 chromosome 21, NHGRI_mGorGor1-v2.1_pri, whole genome shotgun sequence encodes these proteins:
- the LOC101128125 gene encoding ribosome production factor 2 homolog, producing the protein MKRVKRFLEKREPKLNENIKNAILIKGGNANATVTQVLKDVCALKKPYGVLYKKKNVTRPFEDQTSLELLSKKSDCSLFMFGSYNKKRPNNLVIGHMYDYHVLDMIELGIENFVSLKDIKNSKCPEGTKSMLIFAGDDFNVTEDYRRLKSLLTDFFRGPTVSNICLAGLEYVLHFTALNGKIYFRRYKLLLKKSGCRTPWIELEEIGPSLNLVLRRTHLAPDDLYTLSVKMPKALKPKKKKNISNDTFGTTYGRIHM; encoded by the coding sequence ATGAAAAGAGTCAAGAGATTCCTTGAGAAGAGAGAACCAAAActcaatgaaaatattaaaaatgcaataCTGATTAAAGGGGGAAATGCAAATGCAACAGTGACACAAGTACTTAAAGATGTGTGTGCACTGAAAAAACCATACGGTGtactgtataaaaagaaaaatgttacaagACCTTTTGAGGATCAGACGTCACTGGAATTACTTTCAAAGAAGTCAGATTGTTCTTTATTCATGTTTGGCTCCTATAATAAGAAGCGGCCAAATAATCTAGTAATAGGTCATATGTATGACTACCATGTGCTGGATATGATTGAATTAGGTATTGAGAATTTTGTCTCACTAAAAGACATTAAGAACAGTAAATGTCCTGAGGGAACAAAATCCATGCTAATATTTGCTGGTGATGATTTCAATGTAACAGAAGATTACAGAAGACTAAAAAGTCTTCTTACTGATTTCTTCAGAGGCCCCACAGTATCAAATATCTGCCTGGCTGGATTAGAATATGTTCTGCACTTCACTGCACTGAATGGGAAGATTTACTTTCGAAGATATAAGTTGCTGTTGAAGAAATCTGGTTGCAGAACACCATGGATTGAATTGGAAGAGATAGGACCCTCATTGAATCTGGTTCTGAGGAGGACACACCTGGCACCCGATGACCTTTATACATTATCTGTGAAAATGCCAAAAGCTCTCAagccaaagaagaagaaaaatatctccAATGATACTTTTGGTACAACTTATGGAAGGATTCATATGTAG